ACCGTGGCGGTCGAGCTGGTGATCGGCTTCGGGTTCGCGATGGTGATGAACAACATCCTCGTCGCCCGCGGCCTGGTCCGAGCCTCGATCCTCGTGCCGTACGGCATCATCACCGTCGTCTCGGCCTACGCCTGGCTGTACGCGTTCCAGCCCACCACGGGGTTCGTCAACCAGTGGCTGCACCTCGACCCCGGCACCAACCTGTTCGACGACTTCTGGGGCTCGATCTTCGTCATCTGCCTGGCGGAGATCTGGAAGACGACGCCGTTCGTGTCGCTGCTGCTGCTCGCCGGGCTCTCGCAGGTCCCGAACGACGCCATCGAGGCGGCGACCGTCGACGGCGCGACGTGGCGCCAGCGGCTGACGAAGGTGATCCTGCCGTCGATGCGTGCCGCGATCATGGTCGCCGTGCTCTTCCGCGCGCTCGACGCGTACCGGATCTTCGACAGCCCGTTCATCATGACCGGCTTCGCCAACGGCACCGCACCGCCGTCGGGTCTCGTCTACAACGCGATGATCCAGCGCGTCGAGCTCGGGCTCGGATCGGCCATGTCCGTGCTGTTGTTCCTCTCGGTCCTCATCATCGCGTTCGGGTTGATGAAGCTGTTCCGGGTGGACCTGAGCCAGGTGAGGGGAGACTGACATGTCGCCGCGACGCAAGTCCCGTGTGCTGTGGTCGCTCGTCGCGATCGTCATCGGGCTGATCTTCGCCGGAGCGGGGCTCTGGCTCATCGACCGGCCGGACCTCTGGCTGTGGTTGATCACCGGCACCGTGTTCGTGCTGACCGGCGCCGTCGGCCTGGTCATGGGCGAGAAGGCTCCCCACATCTCGTGGGGCTCCATCGTCGGCGCCGAGCTGATCGTGCTCTACACGCTGACCCCGGTCGTCTATCTGGTGTCGCTGTCGCTCAAGGGCGGCAACGCGGACGTGAACCAGGGAGGCTTCCTCCCGCACGACCCGAGCTTCACCAACTACGACACCGTCTTCCAGTTCAGCCTGTTCCAGCACGCGCTGTTCAACTCGTTCGGCATCTCGATCATCTCGACGGTCATCTCGGTCGTCCTGGCCACCTTCGCCGCGTACGCGGTCGCGCGGCTGCGGTTCCGAGGCAAGAAGTTCGTGCTGTCGATCGCGTTGGCGATCGCGATGTTCCCGGTGGTCGCACTCGTCGGTCCGCTCTTCGACATGTGGCGTGCGATCGGCATCTACGACACGTGGATAGGCCTGATCATCCCGTACCTGTCGTTCACGCTCCCGATGTCGATCTGGGTGCTCTCGGCGTTCTTCCGCGAGATCCCGTGGGAGATGGAGCAGGCCGCCGAGGTCGACGGGGCGACGGCCTGGCAGGCGTTCCGGAAGGTGATCGTGCCGCTCGCGGCTCCCGGTGTCTTCACCGCGGCGATCATCACGTTCTTCTTCGCCTGGAACGACTTCGTCTTCGGCATATCCCTGAGCTCCACCGAGAGATCGATCCCGGTCCCTGCGTCGCTCGCGTTCTTCACCGGCGCGTCGCAGTTCGACCAGCCGATCGCGGCGATCGCTGCGGCCTCGGTCGTCGTGACGATCCCGATCTTCATCATCGTCCTCCTGTTCCAGCGCAAGATCGTCTCCGGGCTGACCTCCGGTGCAGTGAAGGGTTGATCACCATGGCCACCATCGAGATGAAGAACATCGTCAAGCAGTACGGCGACAACGCGCCGGCGGTGCGCGACGTCAGCCTCGAGATCGACGACGGGGAGTTCGTGATCCTCGTCGGGCCGTCCGGGTGCGGCAAGTCCACGCTGCTCCGGATGATCGTCGGTCTGGAGGAGATCACCTCCGGCGACATGCTCATCGGCGGCGACCGCGTCAACGACAAGCCGCCGCGCGACCGCAATCTTGCAATGGTCTTCCAGAACTACGCGCTCTACCCGCACCTCAGCGTCTACGAGAACATCGCCTTCCCGCTGCGCCTCCACAAGGGCAACAAGGAGGAGGAGATCGACAAGAAGGTGCGTGACGCTGCCGAGACGCTGGAGCTGACGGAGTTCCTCGAACGCAAGCCGGCGAACCTCTCCGGCGGCCAGCGGCAGC
Above is a genomic segment from Mumia sp. Pv4-285 containing:
- a CDS encoding carbohydrate ABC transporter permease — protein: MASTTTLEPTKAAPGGRRTKTRTPESAENRLGWKLAGPAVAVMLLVTAWPMLRALYLSLFSYRLTDPDNRELVGISNYGVVLSDSLWWRAVGVAVFIMVVTVAVELVIGFGFAMVMNNILVARGLVRASILVPYGIITVVSAYAWLYAFQPTTGFVNQWLHLDPGTNLFDDFWGSIFVICLAEIWKTTPFVSLLLLAGLSQVPNDAIEAATVDGATWRQRLTKVILPSMRAAIMVAVLFRALDAYRIFDSPFIMTGFANGTAPPSGLVYNAMIQRVELGLGSAMSVLLFLSVLIIAFGLMKLFRVDLSQVRGD
- a CDS encoding carbohydrate ABC transporter permease — encoded protein: MGEKAPHISWGSIVGAELIVLYTLTPVVYLVSLSLKGGNADVNQGGFLPHDPSFTNYDTVFQFSLFQHALFNSFGISIISTVISVVLATFAAYAVARLRFRGKKFVLSIALAIAMFPVVALVGPLFDMWRAIGIYDTWIGLIIPYLSFTLPMSIWVLSAFFREIPWEMEQAAEVDGATAWQAFRKVIVPLAAPGVFTAAIITFFFAWNDFVFGISLSSTERSIPVPASLAFFTGASQFDQPIAAIAAASVVVTIPIFIIVLLFQRKIVSGLTSGAVKG